A genome region from Trichoderma asperellum chromosome 7, complete sequence includes the following:
- a CDS encoding uncharacterized protein (TransMembrane:1 (i49-67o)), giving the protein MHKDQVLVKFRGKAKTKIEEGSVIIAGVSYRDEAATLLRGYLVFPRTHYAARVSCLVIACLPLPLPLPPPLYAKGWDEMRR; this is encoded by the exons ATGCACAAAGACCAGGTCCTTGTCAAGTTCCGTGGAAAagccaagaccaagatcgAGGAAGGAAGCGTCATAATAGCCGGTGTCTCATATCGTGACGAGGCTGCAACCCTACTGCGTGGGTACTTGGTGTTTCCTAGG ACACACTACGCCGCCCGTGTTTCTTGCCTGGTCATTGCCTGTCTGCCTCtacctctgcctctgcctccgcCCCTGTACGCCAAGGGCTGGGACGAGATGAGGCGATAG